Proteins found in one Syntrophorhabdaceae bacterium genomic segment:
- a CDS encoding peptide-binding protein — MLSRQSLIFILLAFLFFGCSQQKGTTSYDDPGKPAYGDMIVMASIGEASNLIPLLSTDSASHEISGLVYNGLVKYDKDLNIVGDLAKSWEISKDGLSITFRLKKDVRWHDGKPFTAHDVLYTYKVTVDPRTPTAYAADFQLVKKAEVLDDYTFRVTYNKPFAPALISWATAIMPKHLLEGKDITTSPLIRKPVGTGPFVFKEWVPGDRIILTANKDYFEGRPYIDRYMMRIIPDSATMFLELKHYGIDMMGLAPLQFLKQTEYPRFKQEYNKFKYLAFNYTYLGFNLKHGPFKDKRVRQAISYAINKKEIIDGILLGLGEEATGPFTPNMWAYNGNVKRYRYSKEKALALLKEAGYEKGPDDMLKKNGSPFEFTILVNQGNTVRIQCAELIQRRLSEIGITVKIRVLEWASLINEFIDKRNFEAVILGWSINPEPDPYDIWHSSKQGLKELNFISFENKEVDELIIKARHTFDRAKRERYYGRFQEIIAEEAPYAFLFYPYATVAVHKRFKGIEPAAAGLMYNFIKWYVPENQRRYKADAALSP, encoded by the coding sequence ATGCTATCCAGACAAAGTCTTATCTTTATATTGCTGGCCTTTCTGTTCTTCGGCTGTTCACAGCAGAAAGGGACAACGTCATACGATGACCCGGGGAAGCCTGCCTACGGGGATATGATCGTTATGGCATCGATCGGAGAGGCGTCGAACCTTATCCCGCTTCTTTCCACAGATTCGGCATCCCATGAGATATCGGGCCTCGTTTATAATGGCCTTGTCAAGTATGACAAAGACCTCAACATCGTCGGCGACCTTGCCAAATCCTGGGAGATCTCAAAGGACGGCCTTTCCATAACGTTCCGTTTGAAGAAGGACGTGAGGTGGCATGACGGAAAACCCTTTACGGCGCACGACGTCCTGTATACCTATAAGGTTACCGTTGACCCCAGGACGCCAACGGCATATGCAGCCGATTTCCAACTCGTGAAAAAGGCCGAAGTACTTGATGACTATACCTTCAGGGTGACCTACAATAAACCGTTCGCGCCGGCACTGATAAGCTGGGCAACGGCGATCATGCCGAAGCATCTCCTGGAAGGGAAGGATATTACCACGTCCCCTCTCATCAGGAAACCTGTCGGTACAGGCCCTTTTGTCTTCAAGGAATGGGTGCCCGGTGACAGAATTATCCTGACGGCGAACAAGGACTATTTCGAAGGGAGACCTTACATCGACCGGTACATGATGCGTATCATCCCTGACAGCGCCACCATGTTCCTTGAACTCAAGCACTACGGCATCGACATGATGGGACTCGCGCCGCTGCAATTCCTGAAGCAGACAGAGTATCCGAGGTTCAAGCAGGAGTACAACAAATTCAAATACCTTGCCTTCAACTATACCTATCTCGGGTTTAATCTAAAACACGGACCTTTCAAAGACAAGCGTGTACGACAGGCAATATCCTACGCGATCAACAAAAAAGAGATAATCGACGGCATACTCCTCGGGCTGGGCGAAGAGGCTACAGGGCCTTTTACGCCGAACATGTGGGCCTATAACGGCAACGTGAAAAGATACCGCTACAGCAAGGAAAAGGCGCTGGCGCTTTTAAAAGAGGCCGGGTACGAAAAAGGACCGGATGACATGTTGAAAAAAAACGGCAGTCCCTTTGAATTCACGATCCTTGTCAACCAGGGCAACACCGTCAGGATACAGTGTGCGGAGCTGATCCAGAGGAGGCTCTCTGAGATCGGCATCACGGTGAAGATACGGGTTCTCGAATGGGCGAGCCTGATCAACGAATTCATCGACAAACGGAATTTTGAAGCCGTCATACTTGGGTGGTCGATCAATCCCGAGCCTGATCCCTATGACATCTGGCATTCCTCAAAACAGGGGCTTAAGGAACTCAACTTCATATCATTCGAGAACAAAGAGGTTGACGAACTTATCATAAAGGCGCGACACACCTTCGACAGGGCAAAGCGAGAGAGATACTACGGAAGGTTCCAGGAGATAATCGCCGAGGAAGCGCCCTATGCATTTCTTTTTTACCCTTACGCGACAGTCGCGGTCCATAAGAGGTTCAAGGGCATCGAACCCGCTGCCGCAGGCCTGATGTATAACTTTATCAAATGGTATGTACCGGAAAATCAGAGGAGGTATAAGGCAGATGCTGCGCTATCTCCTTAA
- a CDS encoding ABC transporter permease has translation MLRYLLKRLFFMVPMIFGITLISFTVIHLVPGEPGVLDSEMNPKVTKQVRERIRAFYGLDKPLHVQYWMWLKRVVKLDFGTSFAPDRRPVIDKIKERLPVTILINLLSMALIFLVGIPIGIYCARYKDSILDKVLTSFVFAGYAAPTFWIALLLMMFFGVYLELLPISGIKSFNFSELSFFGKTIDVAKHLILPVCISGFGGLAGISRYMKNSLLEVLRQEYITTAYAKGLPESMVLKKHALRNALLPVITILGLSIPGLIGGSVIFESIFSIPGMGQLFYMSVMARDYPTIMGILVIGAFLTLLGNLIADISYALADPRIRIG, from the coding sequence ATGCTGCGCTATCTCCTTAAGCGGCTTTTTTTCATGGTCCCCATGATCTTCGGGATCACCCTGATCTCCTTCACTGTTATTCATCTCGTGCCCGGTGAGCCAGGGGTCCTTGATTCCGAGATGAACCCGAAGGTGACCAAACAGGTGAGGGAGAGGATACGCGCCTTCTACGGCCTCGACAAGCCTCTCCACGTGCAGTACTGGATGTGGTTGAAGCGGGTCGTAAAACTCGATTTCGGCACGTCCTTCGCGCCTGACAGAAGGCCTGTCATTGACAAGATAAAAGAGAGGCTTCCCGTCACGATACTCATCAATCTCCTGTCCATGGCGCTCATCTTCCTTGTGGGGATCCCCATCGGGATCTACTGCGCCCGCTATAAGGACAGCATCCTCGATAAGGTGCTCACCTCTTTTGTCTTTGCGGGGTACGCGGCCCCGACGTTCTGGATCGCGCTGCTTTTGATGATGTTCTTCGGTGTCTACCTCGAACTGCTCCCCATATCAGGCATCAAATCATTTAATTTCAGTGAGCTTTCTTTCTTTGGCAAGACCATCGATGTGGCGAAGCACCTGATCCTGCCGGTCTGTATCTCCGGTTTCGGAGGACTTGCCGGCATATCCCGCTATATGAAGAACAGCCTCCTTGAAGTGCTGCGTCAGGAATACATCACGACGGCATACGCTAAAGGGCTGCCGGAAAGCATGGTCCTCAAAAAACATGCCCTGAGGAACGCCCTCCTGCCGGTGATCACGATACTCGGGCTCTCTATCCCGGGGCTTATCGGCGGAAGCGTTATCTTCGAGAGCATCTTCTCTATCCCGGGAATGGGGCAGCTTTTTTACATGAGCGTCATGGCGCGGGATTATCCCACGATCATGGGGATCCTCGTCATCGGCGCATTCCTGACGCTCCTCGGCAATCTCATCGCCGATATATCCTACGCGCTCGCCGACCCGAGAATTAGAATAGGGTGA